One window from the genome of Tolypothrix sp. NIES-4075 encodes:
- a CDS encoding DUF4126 domain-containing protein: MIEVLAALSASAAVGIRIAIPLLIIGVLQGHNFWSQVPILSRISPPVLFSFLTAWSLVELFASKKLLGQRVLQLVEVLLSPLVGAIMGLTVASATPAPDWLIALIGGSLAFVLQLVQIAWFYRLRGLPLWAVFLQDTLCVALVLFAFNAPWQGGLIALLLLWFAIRSAKQWYSWYYQGKK, encoded by the coding sequence ATGATTGAAGTCCTAGCCGCACTTTCTGCTTCTGCGGCAGTGGGAATTAGAATTGCTATACCCTTGCTTATCATTGGAGTGTTGCAAGGTCATAATTTTTGGTCGCAAGTCCCGATTTTATCTCGTATTTCCCCACCAGTATTATTCAGCTTTCTCACAGCTTGGTCACTAGTGGAATTATTTGCCTCAAAAAAGCTATTGGGACAACGAGTGCTACAACTTGTGGAAGTCTTATTATCGCCGCTTGTAGGGGCAATTATGGGGTTAACAGTAGCTTCAGCAACGCCTGCACCAGACTGGCTAATTGCTTTAATTGGCGGTTCGTTAGCTTTTGTACTTCAGCTTGTGCAAATTGCTTGGTTCTATCGCTTGCGCGGTTTACCTTTATGGGCAGTTTTTCTTCAAGATACCTTGTGCGTTGCTCTGGTACTATTTGCATTTAACGCTCCTTGGCAAGGAGGATTAATTGCTTTATTGCTGTTATGGTTTGCCATTCGTAGTGCTAAACAGTGGTATAGCTGGTATTACCAAGGTAAAAAATAA
- a CDS encoding carbon-nitrogen hydrolase family protein, whose amino-acid sequence METEAMSEPKRLRMAVAQTTLREDPSNSVQLRESGREIRCLMCLAHEAGARLIHFPEGATCSPHKRIMSSDGCEKVGAADWNRVQWDVLQQELNQTAALARELRLWVVLGSVHRLTPPHRPHNSLYVISERGEVVTRYDERMLSKTKLTFMYTPGCIPVTFQVDGSTVWMLGWHGMSVYRSVQRVRAA is encoded by the coding sequence ATGGAAACAGAAGCTATGTCGGAACCGAAACGCCTACGGATGGCTGTAGCGCAAACCACACTTCGTGAAGACCCTAGCAATAGCGTTCAACTGCGCGAGAGCGGGCGCGAGATCCGATGTCTGATGTGCCTCGCACACGAAGCGGGCGCGAGGCTTATACACTTCCCAGAGGGAGCTACTTGTTCTCCGCATAAGCGCATTATGTCCAGCGATGGCTGCGAGAAAGTTGGGGCAGCAGACTGGAATCGAGTCCAGTGGGACGTTCTCCAGCAGGAGTTGAACCAGACCGCTGCCTTGGCGCGAGAGCTACGGCTGTGGGTCGTTCTCGGTTCGGTGCATCGGCTGACACCACCGCACCGTCCGCACAACAGCTTGTACGTCATCTCGGAGCGGGGCGAGGTAGTGACGCGATACGACGAGCGGATGCTGTCGAAGACCAAGCTAACCTTCATGTACACACCAGGCTGCATCCCGGTGACGTTCCAGGTTGACGGGTCTACGGTTTGGATGCTCGGTTGGCATGGAATGTCAGTTTACAGAAGTGTTCAGCGAGTACGAGCGGCTTGA
- a CDS encoding SDR family oxidoreductase — protein sequence MQLTNKVALVTGAGSGIAKATAKLFAKEGAKVAALGHTKEELEETVAQIKSDNGEAIPLIADISQPEEMQQAIQQIADKWGRLDIVFANAGINGVWAPIDELTPEEWDKTININLKGTFLTVKYAVPHLKKQGGSIIITSSVNGTRIFSNSGATAYSCSKAAQVAFTKMIALELAKHRIRVNVVCPGAIETNIGDSTQTRDLEHIQEPVEFPEGKIPLTDGKPGTSEQVAQLVLFLASDASSHITGTPIWIDGAESLIKA from the coding sequence ATGCAACTTACAAATAAAGTAGCATTGGTGACAGGAGCAGGTTCCGGCATTGCGAAGGCAACGGCAAAGTTGTTTGCTAAAGAAGGTGCTAAAGTTGCCGCATTAGGGCATACAAAGGAAGAACTAGAAGAAACTGTTGCCCAAATTAAAAGCGACAATGGCGAAGCAATTCCACTGATTGCTGATATTTCCCAGCCAGAAGAAATGCAACAAGCAATTCAGCAGATTGCAGATAAGTGGGGACGTTTAGATATTGTATTTGCTAACGCCGGAATTAATGGAGTTTGGGCACCTATAGATGAACTTACACCCGAAGAATGGGACAAAACAATCAACATCAATCTGAAAGGAACCTTTTTAACAGTTAAATATGCCGTACCTCACCTGAAAAAGCAGGGTGGGTCGATTATTATTACTTCTTCTGTTAATGGGACACGCATTTTTAGTAATAGCGGTGCGACTGCTTATTCATGTTCTAAAGCCGCACAAGTTGCTTTCACAAAAATGATTGCTTTAGAACTTGCTAAACACCGTATTCGTGTTAATGTAGTTTGTCCTGGGGCAATTGAAACTAATATTGGTGACAGCACCCAAACAAGAGATTTAGAACATATCCAAGAACCAGTTGAGTTTCCTGAAGGTAAAATTCCCTTGACTGATGGTAAACCAGGAACATCTGAGCAAGTCGCACAATTAGTGTTATTTTTGGCA
- the purB gene encoding adenylosuccinate lyase produces the protein MIERYTLPEMGNLWTEAYKLKTWLQVEIAVCEAQAELGYIPSEAVEEIKAKANFDPKRVLEIEAEVRHDVIAFLTNVNEYVGDAGRYIHLGLTSSDVLDTALALQLVASLDLLSEGVEDLITSIREKATEHRYTVMAGRSHGIHAEPITFGFKLAGWLAEMLRHQERLKILKGTIAVGKISGAVGTYANIEPRVEAIACAKLGLQPDTASTQVISRDRHADYVQQLALLAASIERFAVEIRNLQRTDVLEVEEFFSKGQKGSSAMPHKRNPIRSERLTGMARIIRSHTVAALENVALWHERDISHSSVERVMFPDACILTHFMLKETIDLVKNLLVYPENMERNLNCYGGVVFSQKVLLALIEKGMKREEAYKIVQESAHAAWNKPEGNFHDLISKEPRVTEKLSPAEIAECFDPQQHLKHLEEVYQRLGI, from the coding sequence GTGATTGAGCGTTATACCTTGCCAGAAATGGGCAATTTGTGGACGGAAGCTTATAAGTTAAAAACTTGGTTGCAAGTAGAAATTGCTGTTTGTGAGGCTCAAGCTGAATTAGGTTACATTCCTAGTGAGGCAGTTGAGGAAATTAAGGCAAAGGCGAATTTTGACCCAAAGAGGGTGTTAGAAATTGAAGCAGAAGTCCGCCACGATGTGATTGCTTTTTTAACAAACGTAAATGAATATGTTGGCGATGCAGGACGTTATATTCACTTAGGTTTGACTAGTTCGGATGTGCTGGATACGGCTTTAGCTTTGCAATTGGTAGCAAGTCTTGATTTGTTGTCCGAAGGTGTGGAAGATTTAATTACAAGCATTCGTGAAAAGGCAACAGAACATCGTTATACGGTGATGGCTGGACGATCGCACGGTATTCACGCTGAACCAATTACTTTTGGTTTTAAGCTGGCTGGATGGTTGGCAGAAATGTTGCGTCACCAAGAACGTTTGAAAATTCTCAAAGGAACGATCGCTGTAGGGAAAATCTCTGGTGCGGTAGGAACTTATGCGAATATCGAACCGCGTGTAGAAGCGATCGCCTGTGCTAAGTTGGGACTACAACCCGACACTGCATCAACTCAAGTTATTTCACGCGATCGTCATGCCGATTATGTGCAACAATTGGCTTTACTCGCTGCCTCTATTGAACGCTTTGCGGTGGAAATTCGCAACTTGCAAAGAACAGACGTTCTCGAAGTTGAAGAATTCTTTTCCAAAGGGCAAAAAGGCTCTTCAGCTATGCCACACAAGCGTAATCCCATCCGTTCCGAACGATTAACGGGAATGGCACGCATTATCAGAAGTCATACTGTGGCAGCTTTGGAAAACGTCGCACTTTGGCACGAACGCGACATTTCCCACAGTTCCGTTGAGCGGGTAATGTTTCCCGATGCTTGCATTTTGACACACTTCATGCTTAAAGAAACCATCGACTTAGTGAAAAACCTGCTGGTTTATCCTGAGAACATGGAAAGAAATCTCAACTGTTATGGTGGGGTAGTATTTAGTCAGAAAGTGCTACTTGCTTTAATAGAAAAAGGCATGAAGCGAGAAGAAGCATATAAAATTGTCCAAGAAAGCGCTCACGCAGCTTGGAATAAACCAGAAGGCAATTTTCACGATTTGATTAGCAAAGAGCCTCGCGTTACCGAGAAGTTATCGCCGGCAGAAATTGCGGAATGTTTCGATCCACAGCAGCATCTGAAGCATTTAGAGGAGGTTTACCAAAGGTTGGGAATTTAG
- a CDS encoding YihY/virulence factor BrkB family protein, whose product MNVKGILGLFQETFQEWNNDKASRLSAALAYYTIFSIAPLLIIVIAIAGAVFGEEAASGQIFAQIQGLVGEAGAKLIQEAIKNASQPKQGTIASIISVVVLLFGATGLFTELQDALNTIWEVQPKPGRAVKNMVRTRFLSFAMVLGIGFLLLVSLVISGVLAAIVAYFNNLIPGIAFIWQIVNFLVGFAISTVLFGLIFKVLPDVKITWSDVSIGAAITALLFSFGRFALGQYLGNGSFGSTYGAAGSVVVVIAWVYYAAQILFFGAEFTQVYARRYGSQIVPDKNAIPMTDKARANLGMKSKGTGQTDQPSAKKRNSNFINRLFRKLTQGKRLKRRTKNQ is encoded by the coding sequence ATGAATGTGAAGGGAATTTTGGGGCTATTCCAAGAGACATTTCAAGAATGGAATAATGATAAAGCCTCGCGGTTATCGGCAGCGTTAGCTTATTACACGATATTTTCCATTGCACCGTTGTTAATTATTGTAATTGCGATCGCTGGTGCGGTATTCGGAGAAGAAGCCGCAAGTGGTCAAATTTTCGCGCAAATTCAAGGTTTAGTTGGGGAAGCTGGGGCAAAACTCATCCAAGAAGCAATTAAAAATGCCAGTCAACCAAAGCAGGGTACGATCGCTTCCATCATCAGTGTTGTAGTTCTGCTATTTGGTGCCACTGGTCTATTTACTGAACTACAAGATGCCCTAAATACAATTTGGGAAGTGCAGCCTAAACCAGGACGCGCTGTCAAAAACATGGTTCGCACTCGCTTTTTGTCGTTTGCGATGGTGCTGGGTATCGGCTTTTTACTTCTCGTGTCCTTGGTAATTAGTGGAGTATTAGCAGCAATAGTAGCTTACTTTAACAACTTGATACCAGGTATTGCTTTTATCTGGCAGATAGTTAATTTCTTAGTTGGTTTTGCAATCAGTACTGTGCTGTTTGGGCTAATATTTAAAGTTCTACCAGATGTAAAAATTACCTGGAGTGATGTTTCGATTGGAGCTGCTATCACTGCACTATTATTTTCCTTTGGCAGGTTTGCTTTAGGGCAATATTTAGGAAACGGCAGTTTCGGTTCAACTTACGGTGCGGCAGGTTCAGTAGTAGTTGTCATCGCTTGGGTTTATTATGCTGCCCAGATTCTCTTTTTCGGTGCTGAGTTTACCCAAGTTTACGCCAGAAGATACGGTTCGCAAATTGTCCCAGATAAAAATGCTATCCCGATGACTGATAAAGCTCGCGCTAATCTAGGGATGAAATCTAAGGGTACAGGGCAAACTGACCAACCATCGGCAAAAAAACGAAATTCCAACTTTATTAATCGTCTATTTAGGAAGCTTACACAAGGCAAGCGCTTAAAACGCAGAACCAAAAATCAGTGA
- a CDS encoding DUF421 domain-containing protein, whose protein sequence is MDKWFSINWQAIFVPSMSILELIVRGSLVYLALFTVLRFLPSRQMGTLGITDLLVVVLFAEAAQNAMASTYTSITEGAILVGTVIFWSYLLNWLGYKVPQFQRFLNPPPLLLVKNGQMILRHLERELITEEELMSQLRQQGVEFLADVKKAYLEADGSISIIASDRKSSSLPQQKADKTVV, encoded by the coding sequence ATGGACAAATGGTTTTCAATCAATTGGCAAGCAATTTTTGTCCCCAGCATGAGTATCCTCGAACTGATTGTTAGAGGTTCGCTGGTATACCTAGCGTTGTTCACAGTATTACGCTTTCTCCCAAGTAGACAAATGGGAACCCTTGGAATTACCGATTTGCTGGTGGTTGTATTATTTGCTGAAGCCGCACAAAATGCGATGGCAAGCACTTATACATCGATTACTGAAGGAGCAATTCTAGTAGGAACTGTTATTTTTTGGAGCTATTTGCTCAACTGGTTAGGCTACAAAGTTCCCCAGTTTCAACGCTTTCTTAATCCTCCACCTTTACTGCTTGTAAAAAATGGGCAAATGATTCTCCGTCATCTGGAACGCGAACTAATTACAGAAGAAGAGTTAATGAGCCAATTACGTCAGCAGGGTGTAGAATTTTTAGCTGATGTGAAAAAGGCGTACTTGGAAGCTGATGGTAGCATTAGTATTATTGCATCTGATAGGAAAAGCAGTTCTTTACCTCAACAGAAAGCAGATAAGACTGTAGTATAA
- the ypfJ gene encoding KPN_02809 family neutral zinc metallopeptidase codes for MRWQIGRRSENVEDRRGSRISAPVVGGGIGAVILSLVVALLGGDPSVIWQQDNPQSDRPTTESPRTTQGQDQMVDFVSVVLADTEDTWSSIFRQQGNTYVEPKLVLYSDAVKSACGFARSAVGPFYCPRDEKVYIDLSFYRDLKNKYQAPGDFAQAYVIAHEVGHHVQNLLGISDKVRAMQNQVGEVEANQLSVRLELQADCFAGVWANRAERSRQILEEGDIEEALNAASSIGDDRLQEQARGYIVPESFTHGSSAQRVSWFKRGIQTGDPKQCNTFARGSV; via the coding sequence ATGCGTTGGCAAATCGGTCGTCGGAGCGAGAACGTAGAAGATCGGCGTGGATCGCGGATTTCTGCTCCAGTGGTGGGTGGGGGTATTGGAGCAGTGATTTTATCGCTCGTGGTAGCGCTTCTAGGTGGCGATCCGAGTGTAATTTGGCAACAGGATAATCCGCAGAGCGATCGCCCGACTACTGAGTCACCTCGAACAACACAAGGTCAAGACCAAATGGTTGATTTTGTCTCTGTGGTTTTGGCTGATACAGAAGATACATGGAGCAGTATATTTCGGCAACAAGGAAATACCTACGTAGAACCGAAATTAGTTCTTTATTCCGACGCGGTTAAGTCGGCTTGTGGATTTGCGCGATCGGCAGTTGGTCCATTTTATTGTCCGCGAGATGAAAAAGTCTACATTGACTTGAGTTTTTACCGCGATCTGAAAAATAAATATCAAGCACCAGGAGATTTTGCCCAAGCATATGTGATTGCTCACGAAGTTGGGCATCATGTTCAAAATTTACTCGGTATTTCCGACAAAGTTCGAGCGATGCAGAACCAGGTCGGTGAAGTGGAAGCGAATCAGCTTTCTGTCAGGTTGGAATTACAAGCAGATTGTTTTGCCGGAGTTTGGGCAAATCGTGCCGAGCGATCGCGACAAATTCTGGAAGAAGGTGACATCGAAGAAGCGCTAAATGCAGCGAGTAGCATTGGTGACGATCGCCTGCAAGAACAAGCTAGAGGTTATATTGTACCAGAATCTTTTACGCATGGTTCCTCAGCTCAACGGGTTAGCTGGTTCAAGCGGGGTATCCAAACGGGCGATCCGAAGCAATGTAACACCTTTGCTAGGGGAAGTGTTTGA